GGTAGCGCaatgccaaataaaaatgtgattcacttcttaaaaatgtactgtttgattattttttattttccatttgggtgagtttttttttttctctcgcctgagtagcctcgtttcactgccaaaaataaaattaaaccatctagtgttcagcgaaataacacaatgtcaaatactggtagaataattaacatccaatcagattaaccgttactctctcgcaggaaaccttcactcttgcgtagacatttagaaacaaaataaGCCAAATTAGTTTATGGAGCGAGAATAAAGActactttcgagtagtaagaatTGTCAATAAAAACTAATATGGTAAGAAATGATGGGCTACATATAACTGTGTATACTAGCCCAGGCATTCTCAAGCTGGGGTAGCGCaatgccaaataaaaatgtgattcacttcttaaaaatgtactgtttgattattttttattttccatttgggtgagttttttttttctctcgcctgagtagcctcgtttcactgccaaaaataaaattaaaccatctagtgttcagcgaaataacacaatgtcaaatactggtagaataattaacatccaatcagattaaccgttactctctcgcaggaaaccttcactcttgcgtagacatttagaaacaaaataaGCCAAATTAGTTTATGGAGCGAGAATAAAGActactttcgagtagtaagacatgtataaaagcaacagataccattaataattttagaagcgtcttatatggtgagctactgagtggctaggacaggcaaaccccatactattgtggaggacttaattcttcctgttgctgcggatatggctgggacaatgccttcatcaaacattGTTTCCCGACACATCAGTGACATgacaggagatgttttgaaacaattacagCTTTGCATacagccagtgaattatatgcattacagctggatgagtcaacagatgtgacgggcctggcacagctggtatatgtccgttacatttatggggggtcaattaaggaacacatcctcttctggaaaccaggacatgagaggatattttttaaatactggacagctttgtgacatcaaatggactttggtggtcaagatgtatGGGTATCTGTACTGATGTCACAAAGGCCATGACAGGAAGACATcgtggagtggtaacgcacgtgcaagcagttgctcccgacgccacttgtgtacactgcagcatccaccgagaggctcttgctgccaagggaatgcctgacagcttgaaagacgttttggacactacagtgaaaagggttaactttgttaaagcaaggcccctgaactcttttttctgcattatgcaatgataccATTTAAAGCTTTTACAACATATAGAAcatgtgctggttatcaaggggcaaagtattgacatgctTTCTTTAAATTGAGAGATGagtttaaagttttctttactgaccattttcacattcactgaatctaggattacagggactctccgcaactatgtttaatgtgcaggacaaaattgaggctatgattaagaagctcttttctgtctgcattaacaaggacaacacacaggcctttccatcattgtatgattttttttgtgtgcaaatgaactcaagcatatggacaatgtcaaatgttatATAGAAAATGTAAGTTAatcaattacgcaggtactttcccgaaacggatgacacaaacttGATTTATcactttcatgccctgcctccagtccacttaccgatatctgaacaagagagcctcatcgaaattgcaacaagtggttctgtgaaaTTGTAagttaatcagaagccactgccagatttctggaaaGGGTTGCGCTCAGTTTCTTgactttgcaaccacatacctatgtgagagtggattctcggccctcactagcatgaaaactaaatacaggcacagactgtttGGGAAAGTATTTAAGACAGACTCCAATACaatccaacattgcagagttatgtgcatcctttcaagcacaccatTCTCATTAAACTGGAGAGTTATTCACAattaacaaataaagttttatatgtaagagtaaaattatttattatattgtcacttcccacgagccgggttgtgacaaactcaatcattcttatgtttaataaatgtatcctATGGTaagtgtggcaggcttacaatgattgcaaaaaaaacatttcagagTGCTAGAGGAGGTGcgggactataaaacgtttgggaaccactgtactagCCTATTACAGATGGGTGAGCTATGTACATTTTCAAATTGTTGAAATACTTGTGGAAGTATTTTTATAGGTATTTATTCCACTTCAGCTGACTGGAGCAAGGTAAGGTCTCACTGAGTTATTGAGCACTTGCTTATGGGGATAGATCCACCAGCCAGAGACCCCTTCACACTAACTTATTTCTGCATTTTGCCATTGTGTTATAGAAATGGgcaggggcacaactttggttttagaagtttGGGGGACACAACTTGTTTTTTTCCCAGCCGACTGCTCCGAGGCATCCttatggtcctaaagcacaccgagTCTCGTTTTGTATCACAGTTTTGTAAAACTGTGGGGGGatacaaaaatgcaatttcagaatgtgaggGGGGGGtcatgtccccagtgaaagttgcacccctgaaaatgggatttgaacccacaacCTCTTCTGATTGAATACAGCCACAACAATGCATCACATTGTATTTGTTCAACCCGGCAACTAGAGATCTGCCAGTCCCATGTCTCATTCAAGGCTGTGCttagatgtgattggtcaaaagcaCCAGAATTGGGCTGTCTGTAAGCGCAGCCTAAGGTGCCGATCCTAACTTGGTGACTTAAGTGGTGGGAGGAGTCATTGCGCGGTGGTAACCACAGCATTGCATTTTATTGGTCTCAATGTATATAACAAACATGTTGCATAATGAAACCGTAATTCAAGTGCTGTAAGGACATATAAGCAAATGACACATTTAAGCACATGGAAAGACTTCAGTAACAGCTTCAAGATATCCCCCCCTTTTAGTAGTCACACAATGAGAATCTTTCTGCAACAATATGGAATAAGTACATCAATGTGCAAAGTTATACATAACACTTTATGGAATAATTTGCAGTGGATGCAAAGCGAGCAGTATTATGGTCATGTCTTCAGCTGTGCATACAAAAACAAGAATTACTTTACCAAAGATGGCAATTGCGAAGGCACTCAAGTCAAGttacaactatactgaacaaaaaatataaaacgcaatatgtaaagtgttggtttcatgagctgaaataaaagatcacagaaaatGTCCAGTCGCACAAAAGGCTGATTTTCATTTTCTGTacaaatttgcttacatccctgttcgtgagcatttctcctttccaagataatccatacacctaacaggtgtggcatatcaagaagctgattaaagagcatgcacattacataggtgcaccttgtgcttgggacaaaAGGCCATGAGTATGTCTTTAACAAAGCCCTTTCTTGGGGAAAAACTCACTGATTGCCGTCCCAGGCCCACCCGTGCTTGCACCcgtgcccagtcatgtgaaatccatagattagggcctaattaatttaaaattaactgatttcctcctatgaactgtaactcagtaaaatgtttgaagttgttgcatgttgcatttatattttgttcagtatacaagtATCTGTTGTCACAATTAGTTTGACAGGAGGAACGTTCAAATAACAAATATGTTTCCTACTCCTCCCCCAACTACCAGTGATTCAATTCAGAATGATAAACCTGTTAGTCAGAAATCACTGATCAACAGAAAATGCTTTGGACACCACTCATTTCAGGATTCTGTTTTGGAAATTGAGGCACACCAAATTACAGAAAATGGTCCACGCTAATTCTGCTGAAGGATGAGTGAAATGATTTCAATAGCTGATCAAGCGTGTTTTATAAATGTTGGGTGTGGCTGATTGAGCCCTGGGGAACCCCTTTTTAACCCCTCCCCCGGGGTGGCTTCTAAAAGGTGAACCTCCGGCTGCTGGCGTGGCCCACTTTGTCTAGGTTGGGGTTACAGGCAAACTGGATCATGGGAGGCGGTCCACACAGGAGGATGAGAGTGTCATCTCCAGGGGGTGGAAGGTGGTCCCTCACCATGTCTTCACTGATGAAGCCGTGGCTGTACGCCCACTCTGATGAGCAAAGAGACGTTAAAGTTTAAGTCACTCCGGACCAGACAAGATTCTTACTTCTTAGCCTTCTCAATCTTTGTGAACCTTCTGTTCGGCCTTTAAATGGTTTTTATTGACACTTCAACAGGGCAAACAAACATTAATTTGCCTATATCAGATCATGTTCATTGAAACATAATAGAAGTTATGGGCATCTCTTACTCTCAGGCGCCCTGTCCAGGGTGAACCATAGCTTGAATCGGGTTGGGTGATTAGCTGCGATCTCCTCCAACTCCGGTCGAAGCAAGATGTCTTTCTCAGTCTGAGGGAGAATAGGATAGAGAAGGTATTAGGGACTACTAGCCCATGTTTGAACATTAGAGTCAATCCAGATGAAGAAAGTGGCGTAAACTCACCTGGTTGGCGAAGAGCAGGTGACACACAGTCTGGTCCTGGGGATCCTTCATTATAGCTGTGATGATCTGCAGCATGGGAGTGATTCCTGAGGGAACAGGATCCAATAGAAGACATGTCAACCATTCACAGATGGCTATTCTGCCATGTACAGATTGAGCATGGTGGTTTTTGTTTTACCGGTCCCTCCTGCGATCATGCCCACTTTCTTGGAAGTTTTGATCACAGGCTCTGACTTTTTTTCTGCCTTGATGGCAAAAGCCCCTGTTGAAACACCCAGTAAACAAATCAACTTAGTAAAGAAGTGGCTTGCATGCACTTCTTCACAATTGACAACTAAACACTTTAGAAACAGATTTTCAGCCAAGGCCTAAATATACATAACAGGGTATTACGTGATTGTTGTCCTTGTATCTACCACACAGTGGCAATGTCGGGCAAATGTGATGACTCACCGTTTCCTTGGTAGACCAGCAGGCCGCTGGGCCCTCTGAAATCAATGGTGTCGCCAATCCGGAGGCTCTCCAAGTACTGACTCATCTTCCCACCTTCAGGAAACTTTGGATTAACTTTCTTGTAGTAAATCTGGGAAGCAAGAAGAACATTTGTTGGGAAAACTGGTTGAGGAGATGGAGGTTGAATTAGTACAGAGAAAACTTCAGATGATTTGGGTACCTTGACTACCAGGTCTACGAAGCCTACGTCGTCATCACTAGACACAGGTGTGTACGGTCTGACCACCAGGACTCCATCCGGCTTTGCAGACAGGTATATGTGTTGCCCTGTGAACGAAAACAGTCAAAGTATGGTGGCCACTAAAATGAAGAGTAGTTGTGATAGTGCGAAGACAACACTACCAACagatacaatacatttttgtatgATTTCAGATTCAGACCAGGATTACATTCAATGTTATACTATAGTCTAAGTGTTTTTATATAAATGCTGAAATCATCAATTGAATGTACTCACCAATGGGTAGCCCAAGGACATGATCCTTCTCCCGCAGGGCAAAACGGAATTTCCTTGTGTCATGACTGATGATCTGTGAGAACCACAACACAGAATTTCACAGCTCCAGAAACACTGACATGAATGATATAgatccctcaaactcaactccgGACCTCAGTTACGAGTTTTTTCATTGTTTCCCTCTAATCAGAGCTATATTTAGACCTGggaccaggtgtgtgcaattattCATCAattagaacagaaaaccagcaggctccagacctcatagggtaagagtGATGGTCGcctcgcgttcttaggaaactagcagtattttatttattttatgtattatttcttacattgttaccccaggaaatcttaagtcttattacatacagccgggaggaactattggatataagagcaacgtcaacttaacattacgaccaggaatatgactttcccgaagcagatcctctGTTTGGATCATCACCctggacaatggatcggatcccagtaaGCGACCCAAAacagcgccgcagaaggggcagacggagcggtcttctggtcaggctccgtagacgggcacatcgctcacgagtatactactcgccaacgtccagtgtcttgacaacaaggtagacgaaattcgagcaagggttgccttccagagagacagagattgtaacattctctgtttcatagAAACATGGCTCACTTGGGATACCTTAGTgttggtacagccacccggtttcttcacgcatcgcgccgacagaaacaaacatctctctggtaagaagaagggcggggggtgtatgtcttatgattaacgagtcgtggtgtgatcataacataCAGTAACTCAAGTCCTTtggttcacctgacctagaattccttacaatcaaatgccgaccgcattatctaccaagagaattctctttgattataatcacagctgtgtatatccccccccccccccaagcagacacctcgacggccttgaaataacttcattggactctgcatttattgtagccggggattttaacaagcctaatctgaaaacaaggctccctaaattttataaGCATATCGAATGCTCGACCCAGGCTggcaaaattctggatcattgctactctaacttccgcgacgcatacaaagccctcccgcaccctccttttggcaaatctgaccacgactccatgttgttgctcccagcctatagactgaaactaaaacaggaaacgcccatgctcaggtctgttcaacgctggtccgaccaatctgattccacgcttcaagattgcttcgatcacatggactgggatatgttcccgaTAGCCTcagaataacattgatgtatacgctgattcagtgagcgagtttattagcaagttcatcggtgatgttgtacccacagtgactattaaaaccttccaaccagaaaccgtggattgatggcagcattcgcgtaaaACTGAAaacgcgaaccactgcttttaatcatggcaaggcgaccggaaacatgactgaatacaaacagcGTAGCAATTCCCTCCAaatgcaatcaaacaagctaagcgtcagtatagagacaaagtagtcgcaattcaacggctcagacacgagacgtatgtggcagggtctacagtcaatcacgaattacaaaaaaaacagccccgtcgcggacaccgatgtcttgctcccagaaaCTAAACAAcatctttgctcgctttgaggacaatacagtgccactgacacggcccgctagtaaaacctgcgggctctccttcactgcaaccaacgtgagtaaaacatttaaacgtgttaaccctcgcaagaatGTCGGCCCaaacggcatccctagctgtgtcctcagagcatgagcagaccagctggctggcgtttacggacatattcaatcaatgcCTATcacagtctgctgttcccacatgcttcaagaaggccacaattgttcctgttcccaagaaagctaaggtaactgagctaaacgactatcgccccgtagcactcacttccgtcatcatgaagtgctttgagagactagtcaaggatcatatcacctccaccctacctgacaccctagacccactccaatttgcctaccaccccaataggtccacagacgatgcaatcacactgccataacccatctggacaagaggaacacctatgtaagaatgctgttcatcgattacagctcagcatttaacaccatagtacccaccaaactcgtcattaagctagagaccctgggtctcaaccccaccctgtgcaactgggtcctggactttgacaggccgcccccaggtggtgagggtaggaaacaacttctccaccctgctgatcctcaacactgggaccccacaagggtgcgttctcagccctctcctgtactccctgttcacccatgactccgTGGTCATGCacaccaactcaatcatcaagtttgcagacgacactacagtggtaggcttgattaccaacaacaatgaaatggcctacagggaggtgagggccctcggagtgtggtgtcaggaaaacaacctcactcaacgtcaacaaaacgatcgtggacttcaggaaacagcagagggagcacccccctatccacatcaacgggacagtagtggagaaggtggaaagttatgttcctcagcgtacacatcacagacaaactgaaatggtccacccacactgacagtgtggtgaagaaggcgcaacagcgcctcttcaacctcaggaagctgaagaaatttggcttgtcaccaaaaacaaacttttacagatgcacaatcgagagcatcctgtcgggctgtatcgccgCCCGACAGCAACTGCTCCgaccacaaccgtaaggctctccaaagggtagtgaggtctgcacaacacatcaccgggggcaaactacctgccctccaggacacctacaccacccgatgtcacgggaaggccaaaaagatcatcaaggacaataaccatccgagccactgcccgttcaccccgctatcatccagaaggcaaggtaagtacaggtgcatcaaagctggaaccgagactgaaaaacagcttctattttaaggccatcagactgttaaacagccatcactaacattgagtggctgctgccaacatactgactcaaatctctagccactttaatgattggatgtaataaatgtatcactagtcaatttaaacaatgccactttatataatgtttacataccctacattactcatctcatgtatatactgtactctataccatctactagaggtcgaccgattaatcggaatggccgattaattagggccgatttcaagttctcataacaatcggaaatcggtatttttggacactgatttggcagatttatttttatatatatatatatatattttttaattattatttgatttatttaatctttatttaactaggagtcagttaagaacacattcttattttcaatgacggcctagg
This DNA window, taken from Salvelinus namaycush isolate Seneca chromosome 38, SaNama_1.0, whole genome shotgun sequence, encodes the following:
- the LOC120032066 gene encoding NADH-cytochrome b5 reductase 3-like, whose amino-acid sequence is MLSYIIGLIRSSIDNIINLILSLFLSKKKPAITLEDPNIKYALKLIDKEIISHDTRKFRFALREKDHVLGLPIGQHIYLSAKPDGVLVVRPYTPVSSDDDVGFVDLVVKIYYKKVNPKFPEGGKMSQYLESLRIGDTIDFRGPSGLLVYQGNGAFAIKAEKKSEPVIKTSKKVGMIAGGTGITPMLQIITAIMKDPQDQTVCHLLFANQTEKDILLRPELEEIAANHPTRFKLWFTLDRAPEKWAYSHGFISEDMVRDHLPPPGDDTLILLCGPPPMIQFACNPNLDKVGHASSRRFTF